A region from the uncultured Bacteroides sp. genome encodes:
- a CDS encoding PAS domain S-box protein — MNFISEDQLNQYLFNELDFLFVLTMDGDIIHVNLAVDSILGYKKETIEGSNFVAVYPSEYKDKLSLMLPLAAKGDVTSCPYPILSSGGKVMPVDMKFYMGWWAGENVLVAVGLNLSAECFSKEVFFNMFNSSELIMVLSSIDTNVIYNVNSTFVKTVGYTIDEISGRTIGELGLFVNSEHLKKILFKFNKRGRAKGEAIILAKSGNQVICLFSLERIAIRSEVYLFVMATDITQRKHIEEKLRHLNFQQKLLADVAQLLNKQGNFGEIISMVLKLVGQHTNVSRVYIYQNTEDGRHTSNTYEWCNVGINSIMNNFQMCPVTVAPSWNKILNQHGRILSDSINELPSDIKVILEPLGVKSLLVYPLYIQNRLWGFMGFDDCINNKVWVEEDIHLLQTVTNNVANALERRKYVDQYKNSEMRLRLALNGAREGMWDWNLQTDQVFFTDTCFTMLGYQAEEMSGKSHRWQDLVHPDDWPGVQKAFANHLKGRSKYYECVSRVKDKSGEWRWILDHGKIVEKDAKGEALRAVGTHIDITKQKMAELQLQESLTTKDKLFSIISHDLRGPVGSFMQIIELLTSEIEIDQEMRTSLLGELKDMSKNTFYLLENLLNWSRSQRSEIEFAPRLILVNDLVIENVSLLSGAAKQKGIELRFAEEQHYSAYADYNMVNLVIRNLLSNAIKFTPQGGSIQVFLVQQDGFIKTTVKDSGVGMQREVVDKLFSKDHYHSTYGTNNEKGSGLGLMLCKDFVERNGGSIKIESEVGKGSSFIFTLPESE, encoded by the coding sequence ATGAATTTTATTTCTGAAGACCAACTGAATCAGTATTTGTTTAATGAACTTGATTTTCTCTTTGTTCTAACGATGGATGGAGATATTATTCATGTTAATTTGGCAGTAGATTCTATTCTCGGCTACAAAAAGGAAACAATAGAAGGAAGTAATTTTGTGGCTGTCTATCCATCTGAATATAAGGATAAACTTAGTTTAATGCTTCCTTTAGCAGCTAAAGGCGATGTGACTTCTTGTCCGTACCCAATATTATCGAGCGGTGGAAAAGTAATGCCGGTTGATATGAAGTTTTATATGGGCTGGTGGGCTGGTGAAAATGTTTTAGTCGCTGTCGGTTTGAATCTATCAGCTGAATGCTTCTCTAAGGAGGTCTTTTTTAATATGTTCAATTCTTCTGAACTAATAATGGTACTTAGTTCTATTGATACTAATGTTATCTATAATGTAAATAGCACCTTTGTAAAAACAGTTGGATATACTATAGACGAAATTTCTGGAAGAACAATTGGTGAATTGGGCTTATTTGTCAATAGTGAACATCTAAAAAAGATCTTATTTAAATTTAATAAGAGAGGTCGGGCCAAAGGTGAGGCTATAATTCTTGCAAAATCGGGGAATCAGGTTATTTGCTTGTTTTCTCTGGAAAGAATAGCTATTCGAAGTGAGGTTTATCTGTTTGTTATGGCAACCGACATAACGCAAAGAAAACATATAGAAGAAAAATTGAGGCATCTTAATTTTCAACAGAAACTATTAGCTGATGTCGCTCAATTGTTAAATAAACAAGGCAATTTTGGTGAAATTATTAGTATGGTGCTAAAACTTGTAGGGCAACATACAAATGTGAGTAGGGTTTATATTTACCAAAACACAGAGGATGGACGCCATACAAGCAATACCTACGAATGGTGTAATGTTGGAATCAATAGTATTATGAATAATTTTCAAATGTGCCCTGTCACAGTAGCACCGTCTTGGAATAAAATATTGAATCAACATGGACGGATTTTATCTGATAGTATCAATGAACTTCCTTCTGATATAAAGGTGATACTTGAGCCATTGGGAGTGAAATCGTTGTTGGTATACCCTCTTTATATTCAAAATCGTCTTTGGGGATTTATGGGTTTTGATGATTGCATTAATAACAAGGTATGGGTAGAAGAAGATATTCATTTATTACAAACAGTAACTAATAATGTGGCTAATGCTTTGGAGCGCAGAAAATATGTTGATCAATATAAAAATAGTGAAATGAGGCTAAGGCTTGCCCTTAACGGTGCAAGAGAGGGTATGTGGGACTGGAATTTGCAAACCGATCAAGTGTTTTTTACGGATACTTGTTTTACCATGTTAGGATATCAAGCGGAGGAGATGTCAGGGAAGAGTCATCGATGGCAGGATCTTGTGCATCCTGATGACTGGCCGGGAGTTCAAAAAGCATTTGCAAATCATTTAAAGGGTCGATCGAAGTATTATGAATGTGTTTCTCGTGTCAAAGATAAATCTGGTGAATGGAGGTGGATACTCGATCATGGTAAAATAGTTGAAAAGGATGCAAAAGGAGAAGCATTGCGGGCTGTGGGTACTCATATTGACATTACCAAACAAAAAATGGCTGAGCTGCAATTGCAAGAGTCACTTACAACTAAAGATAAATTGTTCTCTATTATTTCTCACGATCTTCGTGGCCCGGTAGGGAGTTTTATGCAGATAATAGAGCTTCTTACCAGTGAAATAGAAATTGATCAGGAGATGCGAACATCTCTTCTGGGAGAGTTGAAGGACATGTCTAAAAATACGTTCTATCTTCTTGAAAATTTGTTGAATTGGTCCAGATCGCAACGTAGTGAAATCGAATTTGCTCCGCGTCTTATTTTAGTCAATGATTTGGTAATAGAGAACGTATCTTTATTATCCGGTGCTGCAAAGCAAAAAGGAATTGAGCTTCGTTTTGCTGAAGAACAACACTATAGTGCTTATGCTGACTATAATATGGTGAATTTAGTGATAAGGAATTTATTATCTAATGCTATTAAATTTACTCCTCAAGGTGGTTCTATACAGGTTTTTCTTGTTCAGCAAGATGGCTTCATCAAAACTACAGTAAAAGATTCGGGCGTAGGCATGCAGCGGGAGGTTGTTGATAAATTATTTTCGAAAGATCATTATCATTCTACGTATGGAACTAATAACGAAAAAGGATCGGGCCTTGGGTTAATGCTTTGCAAAGATTTTGTGGAAAGAAATGGTGGATCAATAAAGATAGAAAGTGAAGTAGGCAAAGGAAGCTCTTTTATATTTACTCTTCCTGAAAGCGAATAA
- a CDS encoding family 20 glycosylhydrolase, which produces MRKLNHILLFFLAASSMVCQAETKKANYQVIPLPQEVVLTGGNPFVINSSTRILYAKGDKLLQQDAAFLSDYLKEMTGKTTPVVAISKGKQLKNTIVLKIDGSIKNAEGYELTVDENNLVIAGGSANGVFYGVQTVRKSIPVDAQNADVVLPAVKINDSPRFAYRGMMLDVGRHFFPVDFIKRYIDLLALHNMNYFHWHLTEDQGWRIEIKKYPKLTEIGSIRKETVIGKNTGKYDGKPYGGFYTQKEIKEIVAYAQKRFITIVPEIDLPGHMLAALAAYPELGCTGGPYEVSPRWGVFDDVLCIGNEKSMKFIEDVLDELITLFPSKYIHIGGDECPRTRWKQCPKCQARIKAEGLKGDEHHTAEDRLQSYCMQRIEKHLNAKGRRIIGWDEILDGDVAPDATVMSWRGMEGGIKAAQLKHDVIMTPNSYVYFDYYQTTDTQNEPLAIGGFLNVERVYSMEPVPKQLTEEEGKHIIGVQANVWTEYMPTSQQVEYMVLPRMAALAEVQWTQADKKDYRNFTSRLPRLMTIYDQEGYNYAKHIYDIKASFSPLKEQKAIQAELSTIDNAPIYYTLDGSEPNQSSTRYSGPVSITQSVDFTAIAIRKTGKSKPISEKIGFNKATLCPVSLNFEPSKEYRYNGATTLVDGLKGNDSYASGRWLGFIDGNPALTVDMGKPQTMSHVSTEAIVDMDAWIMGVTGISVAVSDDNITFREVATKQFPADTDVTKKDIGHYDVSFSPVEARYVKVTIKGSPALPKGHDGEGKTPYLFIDEVTVE; this is translated from the coding sequence ATGAGAAAACTTAACCACATTCTTCTCTTCTTTCTGGCAGCAAGTTCAATGGTGTGCCAGGCAGAGACGAAAAAAGCAAATTACCAAGTGATACCTCTCCCCCAGGAGGTGGTTCTTACAGGAGGAAATCCTTTCGTTATTAACAGCAGCACACGCATTCTGTATGCTAAAGGAGACAAGTTGCTACAACAAGATGCTGCTTTCTTATCGGACTATCTGAAAGAAATGACAGGAAAAACAACGCCTGTTGTCGCCATAAGCAAGGGGAAGCAACTAAAGAACACGATTGTGCTGAAAATTGACGGAAGCATAAAAAATGCCGAAGGGTATGAACTTACCGTTGACGAAAACAATCTGGTTATAGCAGGAGGAAGTGCCAACGGAGTGTTTTACGGAGTACAAACCGTTAGAAAATCGATCCCTGTCGATGCGCAGAATGCCGACGTAGTGCTACCGGCGGTAAAGATCAACGATAGTCCCCGCTTTGCCTACCGCGGCATGATGCTCGACGTAGGGCGCCATTTCTTCCCGGTAGATTTTATCAAAAGATACATTGATCTGTTGGCGCTGCACAATATGAATTATTTTCATTGGCACCTCACGGAAGATCAGGGCTGGAGAATAGAAATAAAAAAATATCCGAAGCTGACGGAGATCGGTTCCATTCGTAAAGAAACGGTTATAGGGAAGAACACGGGCAAATACGACGGAAAGCCGTACGGCGGTTTTTATACGCAGAAAGAGATTAAAGAAATTGTGGCGTATGCGCAGAAACGTTTTATCACCATAGTTCCCGAGATCGATTTGCCCGGACACATGCTTGCCGCACTGGCTGCTTATCCGGAGTTGGGATGTACGGGAGGTCCGTATGAAGTATCTCCTCGTTGGGGTGTCTTTGATGATGTGCTTTGCATTGGAAACGAGAAGAGCATGAAGTTCATTGAGGATGTGCTGGATGAGCTGATTACACTATTCCCTTCCAAATATATACATATAGGTGGAGATGAATGCCCGCGGACGCGTTGGAAACAATGCCCTAAATGCCAGGCAAGAATCAAAGCGGAAGGTTTAAAAGGGGATGAGCACCACACAGCCGAAGACCGCTTGCAAAGTTACTGCATGCAGCGGATAGAAAAACACCTGAATGCAAAGGGAAGACGTATTATCGGTTGGGATGAGATTCTGGATGGTGATGTGGCTCCCGATGCTACAGTGATGTCGTGGAGAGGCATGGAAGGAGGCATCAAGGCAGCACAACTTAAACATGATGTGATAATGACTCCTAATTCTTACGTATACTTTGACTACTACCAAACAACAGACACACAAAACGAGCCATTGGCCATAGGCGGATTTCTGAATGTAGAGCGGGTATATAGCATGGAGCCTGTGCCCAAACAACTTACCGAAGAAGAAGGGAAACATATTATCGGCGTACAGGCTAATGTATGGACAGAGTACATGCCTACTTCGCAACAAGTGGAATATATGGTGCTCCCCCGCATGGCTGCTCTGGCAGAGGTGCAATGGACACAAGCGGATAAGAAAGATTACCGCAACTTCACCTCCCGCCTGCCCCGACTGATGACCATTTACGACCAAGAAGGGTACAACTACGCCAAACATATATACGATATCAAAGCATCCTTTAGTCCGCTAAAAGAACAGAAAGCCATACAGGCAGAACTGAGCACCATTGACAATGCTCCCATTTATTATACGCTCGACGGCAGCGAACCCAACCAATCATCAACCCGATATTCCGGTCCGGTTTCCATCACTCAGAGCGTAGACTTCACGGCAATCGCCATTAGGAAGACGGGAAAGAGCAAACCGATTTCGGAAAAGATAGGGTTTAACAAAGCAACTTTATGTCCTGTTTCTCTGAATTTCGAACCTTCGAAAGAATACCGATATAACGGTGCAACGACTTTGGTCGACGGACTAAAGGGGAATGACAGTTATGCAAGCGGACGGTGGCTGGGCTTTATCGATGGCAACCCTGCGCTGACCGTAGATATGGGAAAGCCTCAGACAATGAGCCATGTATCGACAGAAGCGATAGTAGATATGGACGCATGGATCATGGGAGTTACAGGAATCAGCGTTGCAGTATCGGATGATAACATTACTTTTCGGGAAGTAGCGACCAAGCAGTTTCCCGCCGACACGGACGTTACCAAGAAAGACATTGGCCATTATGACGTATCGTTCAGTCCGGTAGAAGCCCGATACGTAAAGGTGACGATAAAAGGCAGCCCCGCACTACCCAAAGGGCACGACGGAGAGGGGAAAACGCCTTATCTATTTATTGACGAAGTAACGGTAGAATAA
- a CDS encoding MBOAT family protein → MFFVDLDLTRLGEVFTYNPQSPMMFSSGIFLWLFAGFALIYVLLRQKDTARILFVTAFSYYFYYKSSGIYFFLLAMVTVSDFYIARQMERTLSTAGRKALVVLSLGVNLGLLCYFKYTNFFGEVIASLTGHSFSALDIFLPVGISFFTFQSLSYTIDVYRKQITPLTRLLDYAFYVSFFPQLVAGPIVRARDFIPQIRKPLFVTNEMFGRGVFFIACGLFKKAIISDYISINFVERIFDAPTLYSGLENLMGVYGYALQIYCDFSGYSDMAIGIALLLGFHFNMNFDSPYKSASITEFWRRWHISLSTWLRDYLYISLGGNRKGKFRQYLNLIITMFLGGLWHGASWNFVVWGLFHGVALALHKAWTSLTGRKKGEEPHGFRRVLGVIVTFHFVCFCWIFFRNSSFSNSIDMLGQIFTAFHPQLFTQLLEGYWGVFVLMALGFLLHFAPARWEQACCNGVIRLPFAGKALLMILLIYLVIQMKSSDIQPFIYFQF, encoded by the coding sequence ATGTTTTTCGTTGATCTTGATTTAACCCGCCTTGGTGAGGTGTTCACTTATAATCCGCAGTCGCCGATGATGTTTAGCAGCGGAATATTTCTCTGGCTTTTCGCCGGATTTGCGCTGATATATGTATTGTTGCGACAAAAAGATACGGCACGTATTTTATTCGTCACCGCCTTTTCTTATTACTTCTATTATAAGAGTAGCGGCATTTATTTCTTTTTGCTGGCAATGGTTACGGTAAGCGACTTTTATATTGCCCGACAAATGGAGCGGACACTCAGCACTGCCGGCCGAAAAGCGTTGGTGGTTCTTAGTCTCGGCGTTAATCTCGGACTACTGTGTTACTTTAAGTACACCAACTTCTTTGGAGAGGTGATCGCTTCTTTAACCGGACACTCTTTTAGTGCGCTCGATATCTTTCTACCGGTAGGTATTTCGTTTTTCACCTTCCAGTCGTTAAGTTATACGATTGATGTATATCGTAAACAAATCACTCCGCTTACCCGGTTGCTCGATTATGCTTTCTATGTATCTTTCTTCCCTCAGTTGGTAGCGGGACCCATTGTGCGTGCGCGCGATTTTATTCCGCAGATACGCAAACCGCTCTTCGTAACCAACGAGATGTTTGGTCGCGGCGTCTTTTTCATTGCCTGCGGTCTTTTCAAGAAAGCCATTATCTCTGACTATATCAGCATTAACTTTGTAGAACGTATTTTCGATGCCCCCACGTTGTATTCCGGTTTGGAAAACCTGATGGGAGTTTATGGCTATGCGTTGCAGATCTATTGCGATTTCTCGGGCTATAGCGACATGGCCATCGGCATTGCCCTGTTGCTCGGCTTCCATTTTAATATGAACTTCGATTCGCCCTACAAATCGGCCTCTATTACCGAATTCTGGCGGCGTTGGCACATCTCCCTGTCCACTTGGCTGCGCGACTACCTTTACATTTCCCTGGGAGGCAACCGCAAAGGTAAGTTTCGCCAATACCTCAACCTCATTATTACCATGTTTTTGGGTGGCTTGTGGCACGGAGCTTCGTGGAACTTTGTAGTCTGGGGGCTCTTTCACGGTGTTGCTTTAGCGTTGCATAAAGCATGGACAAGTCTTACGGGGCGCAAAAAGGGAGAAGAACCTCACGGTTTTCGCCGTGTACTGGGAGTCATTGTTACCTTCCATTTCGTTTGTTTCTGCTGGATTTTCTTCCGTAACTCTAGTTTCAGTAACTCGATTGACATGCTCGGGCAGATATTTACCGCTTTTCATCCTCAACTCTTTACTCAGTTGCTAGAGGGCTATTGGGGTGTCTTTGTGCTGATGGCACTGGGCTTTTTGCTTCACTTTGCACCGGCTCGTTGGGAGCAGGCCTGCTGCAACGGGGTTATCCGTTTACCATTTGCGGGCAAAGCTTTGTTGATGATACTGCTGATATACCTTGTTATTCAGATGAAGAGTAGTGATATTCAGCCATTTATCTATTTTCAGTTCTAA
- a CDS encoding SGNH/GDSL hydrolase family protein: MRRNRLICLCTCTVALLFIAGSGLWAQDRLPSRPAKDKTAHIVKPAKVLKFVSDTIPVKVSFPKGFIGTAKDEITDSLGVLLPVLERLRSVKEGFSKDTVRIVHIGDSHVRGHIFPQTTGMELVKSFGAVSYTDMGVNGATCLTFTHPVRIADIAALKPELLILSFGTNESYGRGYNANVHYHQMDELIKLLRNSLPDVPMLMTTPPGSYASYRRKRRRRTYAANPRTLVAAETICKYGRENDLAVWDMYRTLGGDARACKNWAAARLMRPDHVHYFADGYVLQGELLYEAIIKAYNHYVFR; the protein is encoded by the coding sequence ATGAGAAGAAATAGACTGATTTGTCTTTGCACATGCACGGTGGCTCTTTTGTTTATTGCCGGGTCGGGGTTGTGGGCGCAAGATCGTTTGCCGAGCCGGCCTGCCAAAGATAAAACTGCCCATATCGTAAAACCGGCTAAGGTGTTGAAATTTGTTTCGGATACCATACCCGTGAAAGTTTCTTTCCCGAAGGGCTTTATAGGTACGGCAAAGGATGAGATAACAGATAGTTTGGGCGTACTGCTGCCGGTGCTGGAGCGTCTTCGCTCGGTGAAGGAGGGCTTTTCCAAAGATACGGTGCGCATTGTGCATATTGGCGATAGTCATGTTCGGGGGCATATCTTTCCGCAAACAACCGGAATGGAGCTGGTGAAGTCTTTCGGAGCGGTATCGTATACGGATATGGGGGTGAACGGGGCTACTTGCCTCACGTTTACCCATCCTGTGCGCATAGCGGACATTGCTGCTTTGAAGCCGGAATTGCTTATTCTCTCTTTCGGAACGAATGAAAGTTACGGACGGGGATACAATGCCAACGTGCATTATCATCAGATGGATGAGCTGATAAAACTACTGCGCAATAGTTTGCCCGATGTTCCTATGCTGATGACTACTCCGCCGGGTTCTTACGCCAGTTATCGAAGGAAAAGGAGGCGAAGAACCTACGCCGCAAACCCTCGTACGCTGGTTGCCGCTGAGACGATTTGTAAATACGGGCGGGAGAACGACTTGGCTGTGTGGGACATGTACCGGACACTGGGAGGCGATGCCCGGGCTTGTAAGAACTGGGCTGCCGCCCGATTGATGCGCCCCGACCATGTGCATTACTTTGCCGATGGTTATGTGTTGCAAGGTGAATTACTCTACGAAGCTATTATTAAAGCCTATAATCATTATGTTTTTCGTTGA
- a CDS encoding SGNH/GDSL hydrolase family protein, which produces MKNYLKQTLWLTLIVLGTLILLHLLPSATIGGHRIRKVDLLSDIRSSQPDESEPDSLPLLPPIVKPEFIDTCRAGLTCIEDYSDSTQRGMAPFYKALAEVGTSNRLVRVAVFGDSFIEADIFTADLREMLQKKFGGCGVGFVPITSMTSGYRPTVKHSFGGWHSHVVTDTVFFDRRKEGISGHYFVADSGAYVELRGQRNYASLLDTCRRASLFFSNKGEVRLTALVNRSSDEEFSVEPSGGKLEQVSVKGHIGVVKWRVLQADSTLFYGLALDGTRGVAVDNFSLRGSSGISLRSIPEETLKEFNEKRPYDLIILQYGLNVATERGRDYENYRKAMLKAVAHLKECFPQAGILLLGVGDRDYKTETGDLHTMPGIKNLIRYQQSIAAGSGVAFWNMYQAMGGEGSMAKLVHAKPSMGNYDYTHINFRGGKYLAGLLYETLIYGKEQYEKREAYEKK; this is translated from the coding sequence ATGAAGAATTATCTGAAACAGACATTGTGGCTTACTTTAATTGTACTGGGCACTCTTATATTATTGCATTTACTTCCCTCGGCTACTATCGGAGGGCATCGGATTCGCAAAGTTGATTTGCTGAGTGATATTCGTAGTTCTCAGCCCGATGAGAGCGAGCCGGATAGTTTGCCATTGCTTCCGCCAATTGTAAAACCGGAATTTATCGATACTTGTCGTGCCGGATTGACCTGCATTGAAGATTACAGCGACTCTACACAACGTGGCATGGCTCCGTTTTATAAGGCTCTGGCTGAGGTTGGCACAAGCAACCGGCTGGTACGTGTTGCCGTTTTTGGCGATTCTTTTATAGAGGCAGACATCTTTACGGCCGATTTGCGCGAGATGCTTCAGAAGAAGTTTGGCGGCTGCGGCGTGGGCTTTGTACCGATAACCTCTATGACAAGTGGCTATCGGCCTACCGTGAAGCATTCTTTCGGAGGATGGCATAGTCACGTTGTGACGGATACTGTCTTTTTTGACAGAAGGAAAGAGGGAATATCCGGTCATTACTTTGTGGCAGACTCCGGCGCGTATGTAGAACTTCGGGGGCAGAGAAACTATGCATCGCTGTTGGACACTTGCAGGCGGGCTTCGTTGTTTTTTAGTAATAAAGGCGAGGTTAGACTTACCGCGCTGGTTAACCGAAGCAGTGATGAAGAGTTTTCTGTTGAGCCTTCGGGAGGCAAACTGGAACAGGTTTCGGTGAAAGGACATATCGGGGTTGTTAAATGGCGGGTGCTGCAAGCTGATTCTACGTTGTTTTATGGTTTGGCTTTGGACGGCACGCGGGGAGTTGCTGTCGATAACTTTTCTTTGCGCGGCAGTTCGGGCATATCGTTGCGCTCTATTCCGGAGGAGACATTGAAAGAGTTCAACGAGAAACGTCCTTACGATCTTATTATTTTGCAATACGGTTTAAATGTGGCTACCGAGCGCGGGCGCGACTATGAAAATTACCGTAAAGCGATGCTTAAGGCGGTGGCCCATTTAAAAGAATGTTTTCCGCAAGCGGGCATTTTGCTGCTTGGGGTGGGAGATCGAGATTATAAAACAGAGACAGGCGACTTGCATACCATGCCCGGCATTAAGAATCTTATTCGTTATCAGCAAAGCATTGCTGCCGGAAGTGGCGTGGCCTTTTGGAATATGTATCAGGCGATGGGCGGCGAGGGGAGTATGGCTAAGTTGGTTCACGCCAAGCCTTCTATGGGCAACTACGATTATACGCACATTAACTTTCGCGGCGGGAAGTATCTGGCCGGATTGCTATACGAAACGCTGATTTACGGTAAGGAACAATACGAAAAGAGGGAAGCTTATGAGAAGAAATAG
- a CDS encoding TetR/AcrR family transcriptional regulator, with the protein MNSSEKECFPRAELKKKIIKVSMDAFVLHGVKSVTMDDIAMMLGISKRTLYEIFEDKESLLIECLSERQNQMNSFVCEVLNTSSNVLEVILKCYKKSIEDYHEINTHFFDEIKKYPKVCELARENKKKNGDDAVDFFEKGIEQGIFRRDVNFAIMHSLVHEQMDLLMNSETFKKYSFLEVYESIILTFIRGVATEKGAAILDDFLVEYRKKDHLI; encoded by the coding sequence ATGAATAGTTCTGAGAAAGAGTGTTTTCCACGGGCTGAATTGAAGAAGAAAATTATTAAAGTTTCAATGGATGCCTTTGTTCTTCATGGGGTGAAAAGCGTGACAATGGATGATATTGCTATGATGCTTGGTATCTCAAAGCGTACTCTATATGAAATATTTGAAGATAAAGAATCATTGCTCATAGAGTGTCTTTCGGAGCGTCAGAACCAGATGAATTCTTTTGTGTGCGAGGTTTTGAATACTTCGTCCAATGTCCTTGAAGTTATTCTTAAGTGCTATAAAAAAAGTATTGAAGATTATCATGAGATAAATACCCACTTCTTTGACGAGATTAAAAAGTACCCAAAGGTTTGTGAATTAGCCAGAGAGAATAAGAAAAAGAACGGAGACGATGCGGTTGATTTCTTTGAAAAAGGTATTGAACAGGGCATTTTTCGCCGTGATGTTAATTTTGCCATCATGCATTCTCTTGTTCATGAGCAGATGGATTTATTAATGAATAGCGAAACGTTTAAAAAATATTCATTTCTGGAAGTTTATGAGTCTATCATATTAACCTTTATCAGAGGAGTAGCCACGGAGAAAGGTGCTGCTATTCTGGATGACTTCCTGGTGGAGTATAGAAAAAAAGATCATTTAATATAA
- a CDS encoding DUF6563 family protein yields MKRLWIIMLFGVVAMGSVAQNRSYLSLKNLLADDGDTLGSLRIEKRAKNQLMMTAGGDYKIVSSNESLNKRIKSRYYAMKCDGKLFINCRKIRFKHFRFGTCYAGAMWVGTKIYFCAVPVGPAAVSITSSKNNMGDIGQAIASSSLVSERVFYEIDSTTGKIDFVGKDKMCLLLKEYPDLLNAYLSEKSEDAEVTGKYLQMLQQK; encoded by the coding sequence ATGAAAAGGTTGTGGATCATAATGTTATTTGGTGTTGTAGCAATGGGAAGTGTTGCTCAGAATAGGTCTTACTTAAGTCTAAAGAACCTATTGGCTGATGATGGTGATACATTAGGTTCTCTTCGGATAGAGAAGAGAGCTAAAAACCAGTTAATGATGACTGCAGGTGGTGATTATAAAATCGTTTCTTCTAATGAATCATTGAATAAACGTATTAAATCACGCTATTATGCAATGAAATGTGATGGGAAACTATTTATTAATTGCCGGAAGATAAGATTTAAACATTTTCGTTTCGGGACTTGCTATGCCGGTGCCATGTGGGTTGGAACTAAGATTTACTTTTGTGCGGTTCCTGTAGGCCCTGCTGCTGTTAGCATTACGTCCTCTAAGAATAATATGGGCGATATAGGGCAGGCCATAGCTTCTTCCAGTCTGGTTTCCGAACGGGTCTTTTACGAGATCGACTCTACAACAGGCAAAATAGACTTTGTAGGAAAAGATAAAATGTGCCTTCTGTTGAAGGAATATCCCGATCTCTTGAATGCTTATCTTTCCGAAAAGAGTGAAGATGCCGAAGTTACGGGTAAGTACCTGCAAATGCTTCAACAAAAATAA